Proteins from one Cryptomeria japonica chromosome 4, Sugi_1.0, whole genome shotgun sequence genomic window:
- the LOC131027790 gene encoding probable nucleoredoxin 1 produces the protein MANIETQQSLSSLLCTDERDFLIRNNGDQVPVSELTGKMVGLYFSAHWCPPCRAFTPKLIQVYNELKQNGESLEIVFLSSDRNQQGFEEYYASMPWLALPFGDKVKKDLSQYFQIRGIPSLIMIGPDGKTVRKDGATIVRVHGAKAYPFTDACVAVLNKELEAAVEKYPKQTKHELHEHSLELTRRKQYMCNGCEDAGCSWSYYCQGCDFDLHPDCALKDKHSDGNENKAGEVICEGDAFRRV, from the exons ATGGCCAACATCGAAACCCAACAGAGCCTGAGTTCTCTGCTGTGCACTGACGAAAGAGATTTCTTGATCAGAAACAATGGAGACCAG GTGCCAGTATCTGAGCTGACAGGCAAGATGGTTGGTTTATATTTTTCTGCTCATTGGTGCCCACCATGCCGAGCATTCACCCCAAAGCTTATACAAGTATACAATGAGCTCAAGCAAAATGGGGAATCCCTTGAGATTGTTTTCCTCTCTAGTGACAGAAACCAACAAGGTTTTGAAGAATACTATGCAAGCATGCCATGGTTAGCTCTTCCATTTGGAGACAAAGTCAAGAAGGATCTAAGCCAGTACTTCCAAATCAGAGGAATTCCATCATTGATCATGATTGGCCCTGATGGCAAAACTGTGAGAAAAGATGGCGCAACCATCGTTCGTGTCCATGGGGCCAAGGCTTATCCCTTTACTGATGCTTGCGTTGCAGTGCTGAACAAAGAATTGGAAGCAGCAGTGGAGAAATAtccaaaacaaacaaagcatgagCTGCACGAACATTCTCTGGAATTGACTCGGAGGAAGCAATACATGTGTAATGGGTGTGAGGATGCTGGGTGTAGTTGGTCTTACTACTGCCAAGGATGTGATTTTGATCTTCATCCAGATTGTGCTTTGAAGGATAAGCACTCTGATGGAAATGAGAACAAGGCAGGAGAAGTCATATGTGAAGGAGATGCTTTTCGAAGGGTTTAA